The following coding sequences lie in one Arachis ipaensis cultivar K30076 chromosome B03, Araip1.1, whole genome shotgun sequence genomic window:
- the LOC110269519 gene encoding uncharacterized protein LOC110269519 — MVLYIQLSRMHVIRSVCYKMTANLSMQLLRQVPKKNGKTFLWRTLSASIRSCRDTVLNVASNEIASLLLPNGRTAHSRFKISLSITEDSICNMKSGSPHAKLLVKAKLIVWDEAPMISKYCYEVFDKCLKDILRFTVGYKQNLPLGGKVVVLGGDFRQILPMIPNDSRQDIVQTAINSSYL, encoded by the exons ATGGTGTTGTATATCCAGCTTTCAAGGATGCATGTTATACGCTCGGTTTGTTACAAGATGACTGCGAATTTGTCGATGCAATTGTTAAGGCAAGTACCTAAGAAG AACGGAAAAACATTTTTGTGGCGAACCCTTTCTGCTTCAATAAGGAGCTGTCGTGATACTGTTTTGAATGTGGCTTCAAATGAAATTGCGTCATTGCTTCTTCCTAATGGAAGAACTGCACATTCCAGATTTAAAATTTCACTCAGCATTACTGAGGATTCTATTTGTAATATGAAGTCAGGGAGTCCTCACGCTAAACTATTAGTAAAGGCAAAGCTCATTGTATGGGATGAGGCACCAATGATAAGTAAATATTGTTATGAAGTTTTTGACAAGTGTCTAAAGGATATTCTTCGATTCACTGTAGGTTATAAACAAAATTTGCCTTTGGGTGGAAAGGTCGTAGTGTTGGGTGGAGATTTTAGACAAATTTTACCCATGATTCCAAATGATTCGAGACAAGACATTGTTCAAACTGCAATCAATTCTTCATATCTTTAG